The proteins below are encoded in one region of Mya arenaria isolate MELC-2E11 chromosome 15, ASM2691426v1:
- the LOC128220144 gene encoding uncharacterized protein LOC128220144 isoform X4: MPLGPEGPPTTVEVELHVFSGRRDPVFVLHPNDNNYDVIVQKASEQSTTDWPSVLGYKGFTIKEFHESEVSRVSTVGRCTRVDFELLLLNSITGKVPKGDDQPISDSLLNYAKSDIDKCAS, from the exons ATGCCTTTGGGCCCAGAAG GTCCGCCGACAACTGTCGAAGTGGAACTCCATGTGTTTTCCGGGAGGCGCGACCCGGTTTTCGTTCTTCATCCAAATGACAACAATTATGACGTCATAGTGCAGAAAGCTAGCGAGCAGAGTACAACAGATTGGCCATCAGTTCTTGGCTATAAAGGCTTCACCATTAAGGAATTTCATG AGTCTGAAGTGTCCAGAGTCAGCACTGTAGGTCGATGCACACGTGTGGACTTCGAGCTTTTATTGCTGAACTCCATTACTGGAAAGGTACCGAAAGGCGATGACCAACCAATCAGCGATAGCTTGCTGAACTACGCAAAATCTGACATAGACAAATGTGCCAGTTAG
- the LOC128220144 gene encoding uncharacterized protein LOC128220144 isoform X3, which yields MPLGPEGPPTTVEVELHVFSGRRDPVFVLHPNDNNYDVIVQKASEQSTTDWPSVLGYKGFTIKEFHESEVSRVSTVGRCTRVDFELLLLNSITGKVPKGDDQPISDSLLNYAKSDIDKCAS from the exons GTCCGCCGACAACTGTCGAAGTGGAACTCCATGTGTTTTCCGGGAGGCGCGACCCGGTTTTCGTTCTTCATCCAAATGACAACAATTATGACGTCATAGTGCAGAAAGCTAGCGAGCAGAGTACAACAGATTGGCCATCAGTTCTTGGCTATAAAGGCTTCACCATTAAGGAATTTCATG AGTCTGAAGTGTCCAGAGTCAGCACTGTAGGTCGATGCACACGTGTGGACTTCGAGCTTTTATTGCTGAACTCCATTACTGGAAAGGTACCGAAAGGCGATGACCAACCAATCAGCGATAGCTTGCTGAACTACGCAAAATCTGACATAGACAAATGTGCCAGTTAG